In Streptomyces ambofaciens ATCC 23877, a single genomic region encodes these proteins:
- a CDS encoding ribonucleoside-diphosphate reductase subunit alpha — MTIAPADPASATPVTATGEPDGPGAALLRTLTVLTADLPGADPGRVAAAALRGRSARADEAELRELATEAAAGLISEDPVYSRLAARLLTIGIRAEAASQGVASFTESVATGHREGLIADRTAAFVRLHADRLDALIDPAADDRFGYFGLRTLHSRYLLRHPITRKVVETPQYFMLRVAAGLAEDDTARAADEVAALYGLMSRLDYLPSSPTLFNSGTRHAQMSSCYLLDSPKDELDSLYDRLHQVARLSKHAGGIGIAYSRIRSRGSLIRGTNGHSNGIVPFLKTLDASVAAVNQGGRRKGAAAVYLETWHADIEEFLELRDNTGEDARRTHNLNLAHWVPDEFMRRVDADGQWSLFSPADVPELVDLWGAEFDAAYREAEAAGLARRTLPARELYGRMMRTLAQTGNGWMTFKDTANRTANQTAEPGHVVHSSNLCTEILEVTDDGETAVCNLGSVNLGAFVDVAAGDLDWERLDATVRTAVTFLDRVVDINFYPTEQAGRSNARWRPVGLGAMGLQDVFFQLRLPFDSPEAKALSTRIAERIMLAAYETSTDLAERNGPLPAWEKTRTARGVLHPDHYGVETTWPERWAALRERMATTGLRNSLLLAIAPTATIASIVGAYECIEPQVSNLFKRETLSGEFLQVNSYLVDDLKRLGVWDARTREALREANGSVQGFSWIPEDVRALYRTAWEIPQRGLIDMAAARTPYLDQAQSLNLFLETPTIGKLSSMYAYAWKQGLKTTYYLRSRPATRIARAAARATVPAQQAPDPEAVACSLENPESCEACQ; from the coding sequence GTGACCATCGCGCCAGCCGATCCGGCTTCAGCGACCCCGGTGACGGCGACCGGGGAACCGGACGGCCCCGGTGCCGCGCTGCTGCGGACCCTGACCGTGCTGACCGCCGACCTCCCGGGCGCCGACCCCGGCCGGGTCGCCGCCGCCGCGCTGCGCGGCCGGTCCGCCCGCGCGGACGAGGCGGAGCTGCGCGAGCTCGCCACCGAGGCGGCGGCCGGGCTCATCTCGGAGGACCCCGTCTACTCCAGGCTGGCCGCCCGTCTGCTGACCATCGGCATCCGCGCCGAGGCCGCCTCCCAGGGGGTCGCCTCCTTCACCGAGTCGGTCGCCACCGGCCACCGCGAGGGGCTGATCGCCGACCGCACGGCCGCGTTCGTACGGCTGCACGCGGACCGCCTGGACGCGCTGATCGACCCGGCCGCCGACGACCGCTTCGGCTACTTCGGGCTGCGCACCCTGCACAGCCGCTACCTGCTCCGGCACCCGATCACCCGCAAGGTGGTCGAGACGCCCCAGTACTTCATGCTGCGTGTCGCCGCCGGGCTCGCCGAGGACGACACCGCCCGCGCGGCCGACGAGGTGGCCGCCCTCTACGGGCTGATGAGCCGCCTCGACTACCTGCCCTCCTCCCCCACCCTCTTCAACTCCGGCACCCGGCACGCCCAGATGTCGTCCTGCTACCTCCTCGACTCCCCCAAGGACGAGCTGGACTCCCTCTACGACCGCCTCCACCAGGTGGCCCGCCTCTCCAAGCACGCCGGCGGCATCGGCATCGCCTACTCCCGCATCCGCTCCCGCGGCTCCCTGATCCGCGGCACCAACGGCCACTCCAACGGCATCGTCCCGTTCCTGAAGACGCTGGACGCCTCGGTCGCCGCCGTGAACCAGGGCGGCCGGCGCAAGGGTGCGGCGGCGGTCTACCTGGAGACCTGGCACGCCGACATCGAGGAGTTCCTGGAGCTGCGGGACAACACCGGCGAGGACGCCCGCCGCACCCACAACCTGAACCTCGCCCACTGGGTGCCGGACGAGTTCATGCGCCGGGTGGACGCCGACGGGCAGTGGTCCCTGTTCTCGCCCGCCGACGTGCCCGAGCTGGTCGACCTGTGGGGCGCGGAGTTCGACGCCGCGTACCGCGAGGCGGAGGCGGCCGGACTGGCCCGCAGGACCCTCCCCGCCCGCGAGCTGTACGGACGCATGATGCGCACCCTCGCGCAGACCGGCAACGGCTGGATGACCTTCAAGGACACCGCCAACCGCACCGCCAACCAGACCGCCGAGCCGGGCCACGTGGTCCACTCCTCCAACCTCTGCACGGAGATCCTGGAGGTCACCGACGACGGGGAGACGGCGGTCTGCAACCTGGGCTCGGTCAACCTCGGCGCGTTCGTCGACGTCGCCGCGGGCGACCTCGACTGGGAGCGGCTGGACGCCACCGTCCGCACCGCCGTCACCTTCCTGGACCGGGTCGTCGACATCAACTTCTACCCGACCGAGCAGGCGGGCCGCTCCAACGCCCGCTGGCGACCGGTCGGCCTCGGCGCGATGGGCCTGCAGGACGTCTTCTTCCAGCTGCGCCTGCCCTTCGACTCCCCCGAGGCGAAGGCGCTCTCCACCCGCATCGCCGAGCGGATCATGCTCGCGGCCTACGAGACCTCCACCGACCTCGCCGAGCGCAACGGCCCGCTGCCGGCCTGGGAGAAGACCCGGACGGCCCGGGGCGTGCTGCACCCCGACCACTACGGGGTCGAGACCACCTGGCCGGAGCGCTGGGCGGCACTGCGCGAGCGCATGGCGACCACCGGACTGCGCAACTCCCTGCTCCTGGCGATCGCGCCGACCGCCACCATCGCCTCGATCGTGGGCGCCTACGAGTGCATCGAGCCGCAGGTGTCCAACCTCTTCAAGCGCGAGACGCTCTCCGGCGAGTTCCTCCAGGTCAACTCGTACCTGGTGGACGACCTCAAGCGGCTCGGCGTGTGGGACGCCCGCACCCGCGAGGCGCTGCGCGAGGCCAACGGCTCGGTGCAGGGCTTCTCCTGGATCCCCGAGGACGTCCGCGCCCTGTACCGCACCGCCTGGGAGATCCCGCAGCGCGGCCTGATCGACATGGCCGCCGCCCGCACCCCGTACCTCGACCAGGCCCAGTCGCTGAACCTGTTCCTGGAGACGCCGACCATCGGGAAGCTCTCCTCGATGTACGCGTACGCCTGGAAGCAGGGCCTGAAGACCACGTACTACCTGCGCTCCCGCCCGGCGACCCGCATCGCCCGCGCCGCCGCCCGGGCCACCGTCCCCGCACAGCAGGCCCCCGACCCCGAAGCGGTCGCCTGCTCCCTGGAAAACCCCGAGTCCTGCGAGGCCTGCCAGTGA
- a CDS encoding ribonucleotide-diphosphate reductase subunit beta — MNTKNLLDPGFELTLRPMRYPDFYERYRDAIKNTWHVEEVDLHSDVTDLAKLSPMEQHLIGRLVAFFATGDSIVANNLVLTLYKHINSPEARLYLSRQLFEEAVHVQFYLTLLDTYLPDPDDRAAAFAAVENIPSIREKAEFCFRWMDSVESIDRLETRADRRRFLLNLICFAACIEGLFFYGAFAYVYWFRSRGLLHGLATGTNWVFRDETMHMSFAFDVVDTVRKEEPELFDDQLRQEVTDMLREAVEAELQFARDLCGDGLPGMNTDSMREYLECVADQRLTRLGFAPVYGSENPFSFMELQGVQELTNFFERRPSAYQVAVEGTVDLSEDF; from the coding sequence ATGAACACCAAGAACCTGCTCGACCCGGGCTTCGAACTGACCCTGCGCCCCATGCGCTACCCGGACTTCTACGAGCGCTACCGGGACGCCATCAAGAACACCTGGCACGTCGAGGAGGTCGACCTCCACTCGGACGTCACCGACCTGGCGAAGCTCAGCCCCATGGAGCAGCACCTGATCGGACGGCTGGTGGCCTTCTTCGCCACCGGCGACTCGATCGTGGCGAACAACCTGGTGCTCACCCTCTACAAGCACATCAACTCCCCCGAGGCGCGGCTGTACCTGTCCCGCCAGCTCTTCGAGGAGGCCGTGCACGTCCAGTTCTACCTGACGCTCCTGGACACCTACCTGCCCGACCCGGACGACCGGGCCGCCGCCTTCGCGGCCGTGGAGAACATCCCCTCCATCCGCGAGAAGGCCGAGTTCTGCTTCAGGTGGATGGACTCGGTCGAGTCGATCGACCGGCTGGAGACCCGGGCGGACCGCCGCCGTTTCCTGCTCAACCTCATCTGCTTCGCCGCATGCATCGAGGGCCTGTTCTTCTACGGCGCCTTCGCCTACGTCTACTGGTTCCGCAGCCGTGGTCTGCTGCACGGCCTGGCCACCGGCACCAACTGGGTGTTCCGGGACGAGACCATGCACATGTCCTTCGCCTTCGACGTCGTGGACACCGTGCGCAAGGAGGAGCCGGAGCTGTTCGACGACCAGCTCCGGCAGGAGGTCACCGACATGCTGCGGGAGGCCGTCGAGGCCGAGCTGCAGTTCGCGCGCGACCTGTGCGGTGACGGCCTCCCGGGGATGAACACCGACTCGATGCGGGAGTACCTGGAGTGCGTCGCCGACCAGCGTCTGACGCGGCTCGGCTTCGCCCCGGTGTACGGCTCCGAGAACCCCTTCTCCTTCATGGAGCTGCAGGGGGTTCAGGAGCTGACCAACTTCTTCGAGCGGCGGCCCTCGGCGTACCAGGTCGCGGTGGAGGGCACCGTCGACCTGTCCGAGGACTTCTGA
- the mctP gene encoding monocarboxylate uptake permease MctP, with the protein MNDGVNGVALAVFIFFFLLVTAMGFLAARWRRAENEHSLDEWGLGGRSFGTWVTWFLLGGDLYTAYTFVAVPAAIYAAGASGFFAVPYTILVYPLIFTFLPRLWSVSHKHGYVTTSDFVRGRFGSKGLSLAVAVTGILATMPYIALQLVGIQAVLDVMGLGGGEDTNWFVKDLPLLIAFGVLAAYTYSSGLRAPALIAFVKDTLIYIVIAVAIIYIPIKLGGFDDIFAAAGDKFTESGKGSLTPDHGGQWTYATLALGSALALFMYPHSITATLSSRSREVIRRNTTILPLYSLMLGLLALLGFMAIAAGVKVENGQLAIPQLFENMFPDWFAGVAFAAIGIGALVPAAIMSIAAANLFTRNIYKDFIKPDATPAQETKVSKLVSLLVKVGALVFVLGMDKTVAINFQLLGGIWILQTFPALVGGLFTRWFHRWALLGGWAVGMVYGTVAAYGVASPTQKHFGGSSDEIPGIGEIGYIGLTAFVLNVLVTVVLTFVMRALKAPEGIDETKPGDYTADAGDPGVEVELPPATAGTSH; encoded by the coding sequence GTGAACGACGGCGTGAACGGCGTCGCACTCGCCGTCTTCATCTTCTTCTTCCTGCTCGTCACCGCCATGGGCTTCCTGGCCGCCCGCTGGCGCAGGGCCGAGAACGAGCACAGCCTCGACGAGTGGGGCCTCGGCGGCCGCTCGTTCGGCACCTGGGTCACCTGGTTCCTGCTGGGCGGCGACCTGTACACGGCGTACACCTTCGTGGCCGTCCCGGCGGCGATCTACGCGGCCGGCGCCTCCGGCTTCTTCGCGGTGCCGTACACGATCCTGGTCTACCCGCTGATCTTCACCTTCCTGCCCCGGCTGTGGTCGGTCTCCCACAAGCACGGCTACGTGACGACCTCGGACTTCGTGCGCGGCCGGTTCGGCTCGAAGGGGCTGTCGCTGGCGGTGGCCGTGACCGGCATCCTCGCCACCATGCCGTACATCGCGCTCCAGCTGGTCGGCATCCAGGCCGTCCTGGACGTGATGGGCCTCGGCGGCGGCGAGGACACCAACTGGTTCGTCAAGGACCTGCCCCTGCTGATCGCCTTCGGCGTGCTGGCGGCGTACACCTACTCGTCGGGACTGCGCGCGCCCGCGCTGATCGCCTTCGTGAAGGACACGCTGATCTACATCGTCATCGCGGTGGCGATCATCTACATCCCGATCAAGCTCGGCGGTTTCGACGACATCTTCGCGGCGGCGGGCGACAAGTTCACCGAGTCGGGCAAGGGCTCGCTGACGCCGGACCACGGCGGCCAGTGGACGTACGCCACGCTGGCGCTGGGTTCGGCGCTCGCGCTCTTCATGTACCCGCACTCGATCACCGCGACGCTGTCCTCGCGCAGCCGTGAGGTGATCCGCCGCAACACCACGATCCTGCCGCTGTACTCGCTGATGCTGGGCCTGCTCGCGCTGCTCGGCTTCATGGCGATCGCGGCCGGGGTGAAGGTGGAGAACGGGCAGCTGGCGATCCCCCAGCTCTTCGAGAACATGTTCCCGGACTGGTTCGCCGGTGTGGCCTTCGCGGCGATCGGCATCGGCGCCCTGGTTCCGGCGGCGATCATGTCGATCGCGGCGGCCAACCTCTTCACCCGCAACATCTACAAGGACTTCATCAAGCCGGACGCCACCCCGGCCCAGGAGACGAAGGTCTCCAAGCTGGTGTCCCTGCTGGTGAAGGTGGGCGCGCTGGTCTTCGTCCTCGGCATGGACAAGACGGTCGCCATCAACTTCCAGCTGCTCGGCGGCATCTGGATCCTGCAGACCTTCCCGGCCCTGGTGGGCGGCCTGTTCACCCGCTGGTTCCACCGCTGGGCCCTGCTCGGCGGCTGGGCGGTCGGCATGGTCTACGGCACGGTCGCCGCGTACGGGGTGGCCTCGCCGACGCAGAAGCACTTCGGCGGCTCCTCGGACGAGATCCCCGGCATCGGTGAGATCGGCTACATCGGCCTCACCGCCTTCGTGCTGAACGTGCTGGTCACCGTGGTCCTGACCTTCGTCATGAGGGCGCTCAAGGCGCCCGAGGGCATCGACGAGACCAAGCCCGGCGACTACACCGCGGACGCGGGCGACCCGGGCGTCGAGGTGGAGCTGCCGCCGGCCACGGCGGGCACCTCGCACTGA
- a CDS encoding cytochrome P450 has protein sequence MTVQSSPESPASAGQSATASPAVRDEATPELRRPPVAGGGVPLLGHGWRLARDPLAFMSQLRDHGDIVRIKLGPKTVYAVTAPELTGALALSPDYHIAGPLWESLEGLLGKEGVATANGPLHRRQRRTMQPAFRLDAIPAYGPIMEEEAHALAERWQPGRTVDATSESFRVAVRVAARCLLRGQYMDERAERLCVALATVFRGMYRRMVVPLGPLYRLPLPANREFNNALADLHLLVDEIIAERRASGQKPDDLLTALLEAKDDNGDPIGEQEIHDQVVAILTPGSETIASTIMWLLQALADHPEHADRIHDEVRAVTGGRPVAFEDVRKLTHTNNVIVEAMRLRPAVWVLTRRTVVETELGGYRIPAGSDIIYSPYAIQRDAKSYADNLRFDPDRWIPERATDVPKYAMKPFSVGNRKCPSDHFSMAQLTLITAALASKYRFEQVAGSNDAVRVGITLRPHDLLVRPVAR, from the coding sequence ATGACCGTCCAGTCCTCCCCCGAGTCCCCGGCTTCGGCCGGACAAAGCGCGACCGCGTCCCCCGCGGTCCGGGACGAAGCGACACCGGAGCTGCGCCGGCCGCCCGTTGCGGGCGGCGGCGTCCCCCTCCTCGGCCACGGCTGGAGGCTGGCCCGCGACCCGCTGGCCTTCATGTCCCAGCTGCGCGACCACGGCGACATCGTGCGGATCAAGCTCGGCCCGAAGACCGTCTACGCGGTCACCGCACCGGAACTCACGGGCGCCCTGGCCCTGAGCCCCGACTACCACATAGCCGGTCCGCTCTGGGAGTCCCTGGAGGGCCTGCTCGGCAAGGAGGGCGTGGCCACCGCCAACGGCCCGCTCCACCGCCGGCAGCGGCGCACCATGCAGCCGGCCTTCCGGCTCGACGCCATCCCCGCCTACGGGCCGATCATGGAGGAGGAGGCGCACGCCCTCGCCGAGCGCTGGCAGCCGGGGCGGACCGTCGACGCCACCTCCGAGTCCTTCCGCGTCGCCGTGCGCGTCGCGGCCCGCTGCCTGCTGCGCGGCCAGTACATGGACGAGCGGGCCGAGCGGCTGTGCGTCGCGCTCGCCACCGTCTTCCGGGGCATGTACCGGCGGATGGTCGTCCCGCTGGGCCCTCTCTACCGGCTGCCGCTTCCGGCCAATCGCGAATTCAACAACGCGCTGGCCGATTTGCACCTCCTGGTCGACGAGATCATCGCCGAGCGCCGCGCATCCGGTCAAAAGCCGGACGATTTGCTGACGGCGTTGCTGGAGGCGAAGGACGACAATGGGGACCCGATCGGGGAACAGGAGATCCACGACCAGGTGGTCGCGATACTCACCCCCGGCAGTGAAACCATCGCCTCCACGATCATGTGGTTGCTGCAGGCACTTGCCGACCACCCGGAACATGCCGACCGCATACACGACGAAGTCCGGGCGGTCACCGGAGGACGTCCCGTCGCATTCGAGGACGTCCGCAAGCTCACCCACACGAACAATGTCATCGTGGAAGCCATGCGTTTGCGTCCCGCCGTGTGGGTATTGACGCGTCGCACGGTGGTCGAGACCGAACTCGGTGGCTATCGCATTCCGGCCGGATCGGACATCATCTACAGTCCGTACGCAATCCAGCGCGATGCGAAGTCGTACGCCGACAACCTGCGGTTCGACCCGGACCGATGGATTCCGGAACGTGCGACGGATGTGCCGAAATACGCCATGAAGCCGTTCAGTGTCGGCAATCGGAAGTGCCCTAGCGACCACTTCTCGATGGCTCAGCTGACCCTGATCACGGCGGCCCTCGCCTCGAAGTACCGCTTCGAGCAGGTGGCCGGCTCCAACGACGCGGTCCGCGTGGGCATCACCCTCCGTCCGCACGATCTGCTGGTCAGGCCGGTGGCGCGGTGA
- a CDS encoding helix-turn-helix domain-containing protein produces MLQNVAAVLLDGAHPFELGVVCEVFGVDRSDEGLPRYDFAVVSAEGPELTTHVGGLTVSTPYGLERLEEADLITVPAGSDFARREYPPELLDALRRAVERGARVLSVCSGVFVLGAAGLLDGRRCAVHWHHAAELARQYPRVSVAPDVLYVDEDPVITSAGTAAGIDACLHIVRKEQGTEVANKIARRMVVPPHRDGGQAQYIERPLPRSSCDTVGEVLSWMEQHLDEEVTVDQLAARARMSPRTFARRFQQETGTTPYRWILRQRVLLAQRLLEATDETMDAIAWRTGFGTAAALRHQFVRALDTTPHAYRRTFRGPEAAA; encoded by the coding sequence ATGCTGCAGAACGTGGCGGCCGTCCTGCTGGACGGTGCGCATCCTTTCGAACTCGGTGTCGTCTGCGAGGTCTTCGGCGTCGACCGCAGCGACGAGGGCCTGCCGCGGTACGACTTCGCGGTGGTCTCCGCGGAGGGTCCCGAGCTGACCACCCATGTCGGCGGACTGACCGTCTCCACGCCGTACGGGCTGGAGCGGCTGGAGGAGGCCGACCTGATCACCGTGCCGGCGGGGAGCGACTTCGCCCGCCGGGAGTACCCGCCGGAGCTGCTGGACGCCCTGCGGCGGGCGGTGGAGCGGGGCGCGCGGGTGCTGAGCGTGTGCTCCGGGGTGTTCGTGCTGGGCGCCGCCGGCCTGCTGGACGGGCGGCGGTGCGCGGTGCACTGGCACCACGCGGCCGAGCTGGCCCGGCAGTACCCACGGGTCTCCGTGGCTCCCGACGTGCTCTACGTGGACGAGGACCCGGTGATCACCAGTGCCGGCACCGCCGCAGGCATCGACGCCTGTCTGCACATCGTCCGCAAGGAACAGGGGACGGAGGTCGCCAACAAGATCGCCCGGCGCATGGTCGTGCCGCCGCACCGGGACGGTGGTCAGGCCCAGTACATCGAACGGCCGCTGCCGCGCTCCTCCTGCGACACCGTCGGCGAGGTGCTGTCCTGGATGGAGCAGCACCTCGACGAGGAGGTGACCGTCGACCAGCTGGCGGCGCGGGCGCGCATGTCCCCGCGCACCTTCGCCCGCCGCTTCCAGCAGGAGACGGGGACGACTCCCTACCGCTGGATACTGCGCCAGCGCGTGCTGCTGGCCCAGCGGCTGCTGGAGGCGACGGACGAGACGATGGACGCGATCGCGTGGCGCACCGGATTCGGTACGGCGGCGGCCCTCAGGCACCAGTTCGTCAGGGCCCTGGACACCACACCGCACGCCTACCGGCGTACCTTCCGCGGCCCGGAGGCGGCGGCCTGA
- a CDS encoding GNAT family N-acetyltransferase: MDFVIRRATAEEYDTLGEITARAYLGDGLLDFGEDDAYLHELRAVARRAAAAEVLVAASDGGVLGGVTFVPRGGPMADIARPGEAEIRMLAVAREARGRGAGEALVRACVDRARSVPGCARVVLSTQRTMHGAHRLYARLGFTRTPERDWNPLPKLDDFTLLTYELTL, from the coding sequence ATGGACTTCGTGATCCGGCGTGCCACGGCCGAGGAGTACGACACCCTCGGTGAGATCACCGCGCGCGCCTACCTGGGCGACGGCCTCCTCGACTTCGGGGAGGACGACGCCTACCTCCACGAGCTGCGCGCCGTGGCCCGACGGGCGGCCGCCGCCGAGGTGCTGGTCGCCGCATCGGACGGCGGTGTGCTCGGTGGCGTCACCTTCGTGCCCCGCGGTGGCCCGATGGCCGACATCGCCCGTCCCGGCGAGGCCGAGATACGCATGCTCGCCGTCGCCCGCGAGGCGCGCGGACGCGGCGCCGGCGAGGCGCTGGTGCGGGCCTGCGTCGACCGCGCCCGGTCCGTGCCGGGCTGCGCGCGGGTCGTGCTGTCCACCCAGCGCACCATGCACGGCGCCCACCGCCTCTACGCGCGCCTGGGTTTCACCCGCACCCCGGAGCGCGACTGGAACCCCCTGCCGAAGCTGGACGACTTCACCCTGCTCACCTATGAACTGACGCTCTGA